A single genomic interval of Nostoc commune NIES-4072 harbors:
- a CDS encoding Uma2 family endonuclease: MVTTAKFAETRDVLQNISWQTFKAMLADMGSERNKRLAYDNGIVEIMTPLMPHENSNRLIEGFVLVLCEEFGLEVKSAGSLTMTRDDLEQGGEPDSSYYIQNELLVRNKENIDLNTDPPPDIVLEVEYSRPKIDKLSLYASMGVPEFWRYNGNILRIYTLNSGQYSQSDRSPTFAPVLVTEIPRFIQESKKLGQIAATRAFRTWVRQQISTAGQ, translated from the coding sequence ATGGTAACAACAGCAAAATTCGCAGAAACTAGGGATGTGCTGCAAAATATCAGCTGGCAGACGTTCAAAGCTATGCTGGCAGATATGGGATCTGAGCGAAATAAAAGGCTAGCTTATGACAACGGAATAGTAGAAATTATGACTCCGCTAATGCCGCACGAGAATTCAAACCGTCTCATCGAAGGTTTTGTTCTTGTGCTGTGTGAAGAATTTGGTTTAGAAGTTAAAAGCGCTGGCTCGTTGACTATGACGCGGGATGATTTGGAGCAAGGAGGCGAGCCGGACAGTAGTTACTATATCCAAAATGAATTGTTAGTCCGCAACAAAGAAAATATTGACCTCAATACAGATCCACCACCAGACATAGTACTGGAAGTGGAATATTCCAGACCCAAGATAGACAAGTTAAGCCTTTATGCTTCAATGGGAGTCCCAGAATTCTGGCGCTATAACGGAAATATCTTGAGGATCTATACCCTTAACAGTGGGCAATACTCGCAAAGCGATCGCAGTCCAACTTTTGCGCCTGTACTGGTGACGGAGATTCCCCGATTTATCCAAGAAAGCAAGAAACTTGGACAAATAGCAGCAACTCGTGCTTTCCGTACCTGGGTTAGACAACAGATATCTACAGCAGGGCAATAA
- a CDS encoding 16S rRNA (uracil(1498)-N(3))-methyltransferase: MSQLQRIAIAPSQLQQGQILLTKEQQHYLRRVLRLREGDRFIAMDGKGKWWLAQLAGEQARVLEALLVETELPVSITLMVALPKGNGFDEVVRCCTELGVTCIAPVLSDRTLLHPSPQKLERWRRIAAEAAEQSERSFVPTILEPVTFNTAVTANQTIHSYICEARGEYPHLKKVLNSISDEIVIATGPEGGWTTQEIENAIAFGFQPVSLGRRILRAVTAPVVALSLITAACEV, encoded by the coding sequence ATGTCTCAACTGCAACGAATAGCGATCGCACCCTCCCAACTCCAGCAAGGGCAAATTTTGCTCACAAAAGAACAACAGCATTATTTAAGGCGTGTGTTGCGCTTGCGTGAAGGCGATCGCTTTATTGCAATGGATGGTAAAGGAAAATGGTGGTTAGCGCAGTTAGCAGGGGAACAAGCACGGGTTTTAGAAGCGCTTTTGGTAGAAACAGAATTACCTGTATCAATTACGCTGATGGTGGCGTTGCCCAAAGGCAATGGATTTGATGAAGTGGTGCGGTGTTGTACAGAGTTGGGAGTAACTTGTATTGCACCAGTATTGAGCGATCGCACTTTGCTTCATCCTAGCCCTCAAAAGCTGGAACGTTGGCGGCGCATCGCTGCGGAAGCCGCAGAGCAATCAGAACGCTCATTTGTACCAACAATTTTAGAGCCTGTTACTTTTAACACTGCTGTTACCGCTAATCAGACAATTCACAGTTACATTTGCGAGGCCCGTGGAGAGTATCCCCATTTAAAAAAAGTGCTGAATAGCATCTCTGACGAGATTGTTATTGCTACTGGCCCAGAGGGGGGATGGACAACACAAGAAATCGAGAATGCGATCGCATTTGGATTTCAGCCTGTTTCCCTTGGTCGCCGCATCCTGAGAGCAGTTACAGCCCCAGTCGTAGCATTATCCTTGATTACCGCAGCTTGTGAAGTATAA
- a CDS encoding tetratricopeptide repeat protein: MIEQVAIAFEHKDYQTAAKLLKQLLVESPEHPWVQFYLGRLHEVSGKHQDAEKVYRQLLRDTRNSRIVTLAREGLRRLQEMEIEERQRAISQATTQASDIELGVLVLEPLSNELKTEASRKFAQIMQLDPYTARLVLPSRGWRLYRIGPVGELKFYGKQLQQAGIACFWATIAQIQQIQVYQVKYFQASTPQATVVCCNETNQLGSLTFDWSEVTAKVVGLLPIFEQVVDVDARRKLEWKTQTQDYAQFCDLHIPGRRSILRIYDNGYEFQQGLKIIPQASQNTIRINWNSLSSWIDQQLPEVKIWSDFTSFADTTLDQTEILGHIKSHIDLLRREETNWDSAFHLYSGLVFVKDAN, translated from the coding sequence ATGATTGAGCAAGTTGCGATCGCCTTTGAGCATAAAGATTATCAAACAGCTGCTAAATTACTCAAACAGCTGTTAGTAGAATCACCAGAACATCCTTGGGTACAATTTTATCTCGGCCGGCTGCATGAAGTATCTGGAAAGCACCAGGATGCAGAAAAAGTTTATCGGCAACTGCTGCGGGATACGAGGAATAGTAGAATAGTTACCCTCGCACGCGAAGGTTTGCGACGGCTACAAGAAATGGAAATAGAAGAAAGACAAAGAGCCATTTCTCAAGCAACAACCCAAGCAAGTGACATTGAACTTGGCGTACTAGTTTTAGAGCCACTCAGTAACGAACTCAAAACAGAAGCGTCTCGAAAATTTGCCCAAATTATGCAGCTAGACCCCTATACTGCACGCCTGGTACTGCCAAGTCGTGGCTGGAGGTTGTACCGCATTGGCCCAGTGGGAGAACTAAAATTTTACGGGAAACAGTTACAACAGGCTGGCATTGCTTGCTTTTGGGCAACAATAGCTCAAATTCAACAAATTCAAGTTTATCAAGTCAAATATTTCCAAGCATCTACCCCACAAGCTACTGTTGTTTGCTGTAATGAGACAAATCAACTTGGTTCTCTTACCTTTGACTGGTCAGAAGTAACAGCAAAAGTAGTGGGACTGTTACCTATTTTTGAACAAGTTGTAGATGTTGATGCCCGCCGTAAACTGGAATGGAAAACTCAAACACAAGACTATGCTCAGTTTTGTGATTTACACATACCTGGTAGACGTTCCATTCTCCGAATTTATGATAACGGCTATGAATTCCAGCAAGGGTTAAAAATTATTCCTCAAGCTAGCCAAAATACAATCAGAATTAATTGGAATAGTTTATCAAGTTGGATTGACCAGCAACTACCTGAAGTCAAAATCTGGTCAGATTTCACGTCTTTTGCAGATACAACATTAGATCAGACAGAAATACTGGGCCATATTAAGTCTCACATTGATTTGTTGCGTAGAGAAGAGACTAATTGGGACTCAGCATTTCATTTATATAGTGGACTGGTGTTTGTTAAAGATGCCAATTAG
- a CDS encoding esterase/lipase family protein, whose protein sequence is MNIENQQRNPVLLIHGIDDTEAVFHKMAAQLRLQGWSVYSLDLLPNNGNVGLDKLAKQVADYVTATFAPEQCLDLVGFSMGGIVSRYYVQRLGGINRVQRFITISSPHNGTVVAYGSGRPGCVQMRPDSIFLKDLNSDAEMLKQLNFTSIWTPYDLMIVPANSSQMSVGSEVIVPVALHPWMLTDPRSLAVVKAALAEDIKLPLLKKASSQ, encoded by the coding sequence ATGAACATTGAAAATCAACAACGCAATCCCGTTTTGTTAATACACGGAATTGACGACACAGAGGCAGTTTTCCATAAAATGGCGGCTCAGTTAAGACTACAGGGTTGGTCTGTATATTCTCTCGATCTCTTACCTAATAATGGTAATGTAGGTCTTGATAAGTTGGCAAAACAAGTAGCAGATTATGTTACAGCCACCTTTGCACCAGAACAATGTCTGGATTTAGTAGGCTTCAGTATGGGAGGAATTGTCAGCCGTTACTATGTCCAGCGATTGGGAGGAATTAACCGCGTTCAGAGATTTATCACAATTTCTTCGCCCCATAATGGAACTGTGGTTGCTTATGGTTCCGGGCGTCCTGGTTGCGTGCAAATGCGCCCTGACAGCATTTTTCTTAAAGATTTAAATTCTGATGCTGAGATGTTAAAACAGCTGAACTTTACATCTATCTGGACACCTTATGATTTGATGATTGTCCCAGCGAATAGTTCACAAATGTCTGTAGGAAGCGAAGTCATAGTACCAGTTGCTCTACACCCTTGGATGTTGACAGACCCCAGGAGTTTAGCGGTAGTTAAAGCAGCTTTAGCAGAGGATATTAAGCTGCCTTTACTTAAAAAAGCATCCAGTCAGTAG
- a CDS encoding VOC family protein, whose protein sequence is MTQTLFHLAFPVTDIAQTKAYYVDGLGCIPGRENHHALILNLYGHQLVAHVTKELLTPQQSIYPRHFGLIFTQESDWEDLLTKAQQKQLLFREETKNRFVGSPLEHRTFFLEDPFYNLMEFKYYRHPEAIFGSYEHTQIGDRT, encoded by the coding sequence ATGACGCAAACTTTATTCCATCTTGCTTTCCCTGTAACCGATATTGCCCAAACAAAAGCATATTACGTGGATGGGTTGGGCTGCATTCCTGGTCGTGAAAACCATCACGCCCTGATTCTTAATCTCTACGGTCATCAATTAGTGGCTCATGTCACCAAAGAACTCTTAACACCGCAACAGAGTATATATCCTAGACACTTTGGGCTAATTTTTACCCAAGAAAGTGACTGGGAAGATTTACTAACAAAGGCACAACAAAAACAGCTACTTTTTCGTGAGGAAACCAAAAACCGCTTTGTTGGCTCTCCTCTTGAGCATCGCACTTTCTTTTTAGAAGATCCTTTTTATAACCTCATGGAGTTCAAGTATTATCGTCACCCAGAGGCGATTTTTGGAAGTTACGAACATACACAAATTGGGGATAGGACTTGA
- a CDS encoding TIGR00297 family protein — MSSLIDSVNPWLVAIGLNTILLGLAWIAPKKLLTPAGLFHAWFLAILIWVTLGWQGYAVVMFYFLVGSGVTRIGMAQKEAEGIAEKRSGARGPENVWGSALTGALCALGVGIINSGFIVPSSQSLIPNPQSLLLLAYVASFSTKLADTTASEVGKAYGKSTFLITTLKPVPRGTEGAVSLEGTLAGIVASVAIAFVGWGVGLIDLLGVAWCVLAAFIATNLESVIGATLQSKYTWLTNEVVNIFNTLIGAIASVLLAWTWISIIK, encoded by the coding sequence ATGTCATCCTTAATTGATTCTGTTAATCCCTGGTTGGTGGCAATAGGATTAAACACAATTCTATTGGGTTTAGCTTGGATTGCTCCGAAAAAGCTGCTTACCCCTGCTGGATTATTCCACGCCTGGTTTCTGGCCATCCTAATTTGGGTAACTCTGGGTTGGCAAGGATATGCAGTAGTAATGTTCTATTTTCTCGTTGGTTCTGGCGTTACCCGCATCGGAATGGCGCAGAAGGAGGCTGAAGGAATTGCCGAAAAACGCTCTGGGGCAAGAGGCCCAGAAAATGTTTGGGGTTCAGCTTTGACTGGGGCGCTGTGTGCGTTAGGAGTAGGGATAATAAATTCGGGATTTATTGTACCTAGTTCCCAATCTTTAATCCCCAATCCCCAGTCCCTATTATTGTTAGCCTATGTAGCTAGTTTCAGTACCAAGCTGGCTGACACTACTGCTAGTGAAGTTGGTAAAGCCTATGGTAAAAGCACCTTTCTCATTACTACACTCAAACCAGTGCCTCGCGGTACAGAAGGGGCAGTAAGTTTAGAGGGGACTTTAGCCGGGATTGTGGCTTCTGTAGCGATCGCATTTGTTGGTTGGGGAGTTGGTTTAATTGATTTATTAGGAGTAGCTTGGTGTGTACTCGCAGCATTTATTGCCACTAACTTAGAAAGTGTGATTGGGGCAACATTGCAATCTAAGTATACCTGGCTGACTAATGAGGTCGTAAACATTTTTAATACATTAATCGGTGCGATCGCATCTGTGCTACTTGCCTGGACATGGATAAGTATAATTAAGTAG
- a CDS encoding peptidylprolyl isomerase, whose amino-acid sequence MESLSFLTINDKTISIESAVKYLQASGKLGQFIGDILRQYVIEEEIRTRDDIEIGTAVTEQAIIDFRLKNQLIDPQSFQEWLKANNTDYATFHTSVAFGYKLEKLKAVVTQAKIPEYFIERKIFLDRVVLSRIVVDNRELADELHTQIEEGGSFEQLAKEYSLSDDRIVNGMMGIVSRGTMPDILRAAIDVASPGQLIGPIEIVGKDSPQGEGPYGLFRVEQFLPASLEDTQLNLALQNELFEKWLAEKIQKLTVKLQVS is encoded by the coding sequence ATGGAATCTTTATCATTTTTGACAATCAATGACAAAACAATTTCTATTGAGTCAGCAGTAAAGTACCTGCAAGCCTCTGGAAAACTGGGACAGTTCATTGGGGATATTCTCCGTCAGTACGTAATTGAAGAAGAAATACGAACACGAGACGATATTGAGATTGGTACAGCAGTAACTGAACAGGCAATTATTGACTTTAGGCTGAAAAACCAACTGATTGACCCCCAAAGTTTTCAAGAATGGTTAAAAGCCAACAACACAGATTATGCTACCTTTCACACATCAGTAGCTTTTGGTTACAAGTTAGAAAAGCTAAAAGCTGTAGTGACCCAAGCAAAAATCCCAGAATATTTTATTGAACGCAAAATTTTTTTGGATCGGGTGGTACTTTCTCGGATTGTTGTTGATAATCGAGAATTGGCAGACGAACTACACACCCAAATTGAAGAAGGAGGTAGTTTTGAGCAACTAGCTAAAGAGTATTCCCTTTCAGATGACCGAATTGTGAACGGCATGATGGGAATAGTCAGCCGAGGAACTATGCCGGATATATTACGGGCAGCTATTGATGTGGCCAGTCCCGGACAATTGATCGGCCCAATAGAAATCGTTGGCAAAGACTCTCCCCAAGGAGAAGGGCCTTATGGTTTGTTTCGAGTAGAACAATTTCTGCCAGCGTCTTTAGAAGATACTCAACTAAATCTTGCACTACAAAATGAGTTGTTTGAGAAATGGCTAGCAGAGAAAATTCAAAAACTGACAGTCAAATTACAAGTGAGTTAA
- a CDS encoding type I secretion system permease/ATPase, whose amino-acid sequence MASRENSKTDSQITSELNILDNESLRLKVLASLPWNQPPLCWLTPEQQSRLEKESQTRQYRLGEKIWSNDVGGYQFLIVAGKVRLREEGVGKPIAALDAGDWFGDFQKLSGDFKAVAASKEVVVVCWHTALWAEFSNPQIQEFWQVLPVDVEREKDTFSFSSTPSLAPASEGTSSPHSLQPQRGLPAANLIVSNYPFVASWNTAAACLTMVAQQLENSVQLEWVQRQLRGQRPKQVVEAGEKLGLVLRRLQVSWGELRQLSFPALLLWNSDSPQSPSWVVAYGVKGDRLIIANPLNPDRICESLPQSIVEASWDGRLWQVELISQQEKFNLSWFTPAVWKYKGLLTEVLLASFTLQLLGLTTPLITQVVIDKVMVQESLPTLDVMAIALLFVAIFESVLGILRLFIFTHTARRLDLSLSAQLFRHLMRLPLAYFESRRVGDTVARVQELEQIRQFLTGTALTVILDSIFAVVYLALMFYYNIPLTFVALAVLPLFATLTIVATPILRNWLNETFNRSADSQSFLVETITGIHSVKAHAAEPVARDRWEGLFARFIRTGFKASTTSNISSNIGDFLTNFSTLLILWFGAKLVIEQKLTVGQLVAFQMLSGRVTGPLLRLVQLWQNLQQVLLSVDRIGDILNVSPEAELGTGLVLPPLKGQVTFEQVFFRYRPNFEAILRGISFNAEPGQFVGIVGRSGSGKSTLSKLLQRLYQIESGRILIDGFDIKSADLASLRQQVSVVLQEDFLFNGSILENITLGSPDITAEQVVEAARLAVAHDFISQLPYGYETNVGERGTALSGGQRQRIALARLFLSQAPILVLDEATSALDSETEQQVLQNLQKISANRTVFLIAHRFAPLKRADLILVLEQGVIAERGTHSQLLQQKGLYWSLYQRQQANI is encoded by the coding sequence ATGGCTAGCAGAGAAAATTCAAAAACTGACAGTCAAATTACAAGTGAGTTAAATATTCTGGATAATGAATCTTTACGATTAAAAGTGCTAGCTTCTTTGCCTTGGAATCAGCCACCGTTATGTTGGCTGACTCCCGAACAACAATCCCGATTGGAAAAGGAGTCCCAAACTCGTCAGTATCGTCTTGGAGAGAAAATCTGGTCAAACGATGTTGGCGGTTACCAATTCTTAATTGTGGCTGGAAAAGTCCGCTTACGAGAAGAGGGCGTTGGCAAACCAATAGCCGCCCTAGATGCGGGGGATTGGTTTGGTGACTTCCAAAAGCTATCTGGAGATTTTAAAGCTGTAGCTGCTAGTAAAGAAGTAGTAGTAGTGTGTTGGCATACAGCGTTGTGGGCAGAATTTTCTAACCCACAAATTCAGGAATTCTGGCAAGTGTTACCAGTAGACGTAGAGAGAGAGAAAGACACATTTTCCTTTTCTTCCACTCCTTCATTAGCGCCAGCCTCAGAGGGAACTTCTAGCCCCCACAGCCTCCAACCCCAAAGAGGACTTCCAGCTGCCAATTTGATCGTCTCAAATTATCCTTTTGTTGCCAGTTGGAACACTGCTGCTGCATGTTTAACAATGGTGGCGCAACAGTTAGAAAATTCTGTGCAACTGGAATGGGTACAGCGCCAACTCAGAGGACAACGCCCAAAACAGGTTGTAGAAGCAGGAGAAAAGTTAGGGTTAGTGTTGCGGCGGTTACAAGTGAGTTGGGGTGAGTTGCGACAGTTGTCATTTCCAGCTTTACTACTGTGGAATTCTGACTCACCCCAGAGTCCATCTTGGGTAGTGGCTTATGGAGTTAAAGGCGATCGCCTCATTATCGCTAACCCTCTAAATCCCGATCGCATTTGTGAAAGCTTACCGCAGTCAATAGTTGAAGCATCTTGGGATGGGCGATTGTGGCAAGTAGAACTGATATCCCAGCAAGAAAAATTTAACCTCAGTTGGTTCACCCCAGCAGTTTGGAAGTATAAGGGATTGCTTACAGAAGTATTGTTAGCATCTTTTACCTTGCAGCTTTTGGGGTTAACAACACCACTAATTACGCAAGTCGTTATTGATAAAGTGATGGTGCAGGAGAGTTTGCCGACTCTTGACGTAATGGCGATCGCACTTTTGTTCGTAGCCATATTTGAGTCCGTACTTGGGATTCTGCGCTTATTTATCTTTACCCATACAGCTCGTCGTCTGGATTTAAGTTTATCAGCACAGCTATTTCGCCATCTGATGCGTCTGCCATTAGCTTATTTTGAGTCGCGGCGCGTCGGAGACACAGTAGCACGAGTCCAAGAACTCGAACAAATACGTCAATTTCTCACAGGTACAGCATTAACTGTGATTCTGGATAGCATCTTTGCTGTGGTGTACCTAGCATTGATGTTTTACTATAATATCCCACTCACCTTTGTGGCTTTAGCAGTACTGCCGCTATTTGCCACATTAACGATAGTTGCAACACCAATTCTGCGTAACTGGCTCAACGAAACCTTTAACCGGAGTGCTGATAGTCAATCGTTTCTAGTAGAGACAATCACTGGAATTCACTCCGTTAAAGCCCATGCAGCCGAACCAGTAGCCCGCGATCGCTGGGAAGGCTTATTTGCTCGCTTCATTCGCACAGGTTTTAAAGCTTCTACCACCTCTAATATCAGCAGCAATATTGGTGACTTTCTTACCAATTTTTCCACTCTGCTGATTCTCTGGTTTGGCGCTAAGTTAGTTATCGAACAAAAGCTCACAGTTGGACAGCTTGTTGCCTTTCAAATGCTCTCTGGTAGAGTTACAGGCCCGCTTTTGCGCTTAGTACAGTTGTGGCAAAACCTCCAACAAGTGCTACTTTCTGTAGATCGCATTGGTGATATTCTCAACGTCTCTCCAGAAGCTGAACTGGGAACCGGTCTAGTTTTACCACCCCTAAAAGGACAAGTCACTTTCGAGCAAGTATTTTTCCGCTACCGGCCCAACTTTGAAGCAATTCTGCGGGGAATCTCTTTCAATGCCGAACCAGGGCAATTTGTTGGCATTGTCGGACGTAGCGGTTCTGGTAAAAGTACTCTGTCTAAGCTATTACAACGCCTCTATCAAATTGAATCAGGACGTATCCTTATTGATGGTTTTGATATAAAAAGTGCCGATTTAGCGTCACTGCGGCAACAAGTTAGTGTAGTTCTCCAAGAAGACTTTTTATTTAACGGTTCTATTTTGGAAAATATCACTCTCGGTAGTCCCGACATTACCGCAGAGCAAGTAGTAGAAGCGGCAAGACTAGCAGTAGCCCACGATTTCATCAGTCAATTACCCTACGGTTACGAAACCAATGTGGGTGAACGCGGTACTGCTTTATCTGGCGGACAGAGACAACGTATTGCTTTAGCAAGGCTATTTCTTTCTCAAGCGCCGATTTTAGTTTTAGATGAAGCTACAAGCGCTTTGGATAGTGAAACTGAACAACAAGTACTGCAAAACCTGCAAAAAATTTCTGCTAATCGTACCGTGTTTTTAATTGCTCACCGCTTTGCCCCTCTCAAACGTGCTGATTTGATTTTGGTATTGGAGCAAGGCGTGATTGCCGAACGTGGTACTCACTCACAATTGTTGCAACAAAAGGGTTTGTATTGGTCACTATATCAACGGCAGCAAGCAAATATTTAA
- a CDS encoding S8 family peptidase, translating to MLIDDVKNNVLSTQQLNATSISSLDSFNTKDSHSLNFSRSNSYNSDDADVHLLNNGDSKNSNNATKNAFNAQNYNSTNGYGLINGAAAVARAIGQNTFADVPALGGNNWGADLVKAPEVWAHGYTGQGVVVAVVDTGVDYNHEDLKNNIWTNTKEIAGNGIDDDGNGYVDDNYGWNFADKNNNTLDNNGHGTHVSGTIAGENNNYGVTGIAYNAKIMPVKVLDSSGSGSYSSISKGIRYAVDNGANVINLSLGGASSNRALESAIDYASSKGVIVVMAAGNNGDSSPDYPASYASKSGIAVGAVDKNNSLADFSNRSGTNEISYVTAPGVKVYSSLPNNQYATYSGTSMAAPHVAGIVALMLSANPNLTDAQVRQIVAETSENSTQSTQSTNSSNISSSMPSQAMSTTSHAYADTAENSSQSTISSFSNFKISNVSSLAKQVISSNNLLARNATAENYLTSQTFSSFNSFNFGSLIGQGIIKTAQYLTPDTISRFNSYDVGSLIGQGITKTAEYLTPDTISHFNNYKVLKGNVNKILS from the coding sequence ATGCTCATTGATGATGTTAAGAACAATGTGTTGTCAACTCAACAGCTAAATGCCACTTCAATTTCCTCATTAGATAGCTTTAATACGAAAGATAGCCACAGCCTCAACTTTAGCAGAAGTAATAGCTATAACTCAGATGATGCTGATGTACACTTGCTAAATAATGGTGACTCCAAAAATAGCAATAACGCTACTAAAAATGCTTTTAACGCTCAAAATTATAACTCCACCAATGGCTATGGCTTAATTAATGGAGCAGCAGCAGTAGCTAGAGCTATTGGTCAGAATACCTTTGCTGATGTTCCTGCTCTTGGTGGCAATAATTGGGGAGCAGACCTTGTGAAAGCACCAGAAGTCTGGGCGCATGGATACACAGGGCAAGGCGTTGTTGTTGCTGTTGTAGATACTGGGGTTGACTATAACCACGAGGATTTAAAAAATAATATCTGGACGAATACCAAAGAAATTGCGGGTAACGGTATAGATGATGATGGCAATGGCTATGTTGATGATAATTATGGGTGGAACTTTGCCGATAAAAACAACAACACCCTAGATAACAATGGTCATGGCACTCATGTTTCTGGCACGATCGCCGGAGAAAATAATAATTACGGTGTCACTGGTATTGCATACAATGCCAAAATTATGCCCGTCAAAGTTTTAGATAGCTCTGGCTCTGGTTCCTATAGTTCCATATCTAAAGGTATTCGCTACGCTGTGGATAATGGAGCTAATGTGATTAACCTCAGTTTAGGAGGCGCATCTTCCAATCGTGCTTTAGAGTCAGCCATTGACTACGCCAGCAGCAAAGGAGTAATTGTCGTCATGGCAGCAGGTAATAATGGTGACTCATCACCAGACTATCCCGCCAGCTATGCATCCAAGTCGGGAATTGCCGTTGGGGCTGTAGATAAAAATAATAGTCTGGCCGACTTCTCTAACCGCTCTGGAACAAATGAAATTTCTTATGTTACAGCCCCAGGAGTCAAGGTTTATTCATCACTTCCAAATAATCAATATGCCACTTATAGCGGCACGTCTATGGCTGCTCCCCATGTTGCTGGTATAGTTGCCCTGATGCTTAGTGCTAACCCCAACTTGACTGATGCCCAAGTCCGTCAGATTGTGGCAGAAACCTCAGAGAATAGTACACAAAGTACACAAAGTACAAATAGTTCAAATATTTCTAGTTCTATGCCGAGTCAGGCGATGTCTACGACGAGCCACGCCTACGCAGACACAGCAGAAAATAGTTCACAAAGTACAATCTCTAGTTTCTCTAATTTTAAGATTTCCAATGTTAGTTCTCTAGCAAAGCAGGTGATTTCTAGCAATAATTTGCTAGCTAGGAACGCAACAGCCGAAAATTATCTTACATCACAGACATTTTCTAGTTTTAATAGTTTCAATTTTGGTTCTCTAATCGGTCAAGGGATTATAAAAACAGCGCAATATCTAACACCAGACACTATTTCTCGTTTTAATAGTTATGATGTCGGTTCTTTAATCGGTCAGGGGATTACAAAAACAGCAGAATATCTAACACCAGACACTATTTCTCATTTTAATAATTATAAAGTGCTAAAGGGCAATGTCAACAAAATTCTTTCATAA
- a CDS encoding FAD-dependent oxidoreductase: protein MRKSYLDNTSIAEYLEQAKINPILQKMLYVAYTTEYGREAAEQSCLNLVFLIGTNTDTFSVYGESDERYTIRGGNEQVPRLLADYLGNAIQTDTELEAICIRPDGRYRVSLRSGYRTFERTYERILLTLPFSTL, encoded by the coding sequence GTGCGTAAGTCCTATTTAGATAATACCTCCATTGCAGAGTATTTAGAACAAGCAAAAATTAATCCCATTCTGCAAAAAATGCTGTATGTTGCCTATACTACTGAGTATGGACGAGAAGCAGCAGAACAATCGTGTTTGAATCTGGTGTTTTTAATTGGTACTAACACCGATACATTCTCAGTCTACGGTGAAAGCGATGAACGTTACACCATTCGTGGTGGTAACGAGCAAGTACCTCGTCTGTTAGCAGATTACTTAGGAAATGCTATACAAACTGACACAGAATTAGAAGCTATCTGTATCCGTCCCGATGGTCGGTATCGAGTTAGTTTACGGTCTGGCTATAGAACCTTTGAGCGTACTTATGAAAGAATTTTGTTGACATTGCCCTTTAGCACTTTATAA